The genomic stretch TGTTAAGGTAGCATCTGTTTTTTCAATTAGTGACAAATATAATTCAATGCTGCCTTAACAGAGATTGGGTTTGGTATCCGTATAATTATTTGGGTTTGATAATTTggtctctatttttttttttcagatcaCAATTGGAGGGTGGTTGTACGAAGAGATAACCCTCACTCCCCTCCACCTCCATTAGCCGCAAGGCTCCGTCGTCAATATCCAAATCCAGGAGGAGTTTTTCAACCAGAACCATCACCGCCACTGCCACCATCACCGCCACCACTACTGCCACCGCCACTACCAacatcaccaccaccatcactATTACCGCCACCACTACTGCCACCGCCACTTCCAACATCACCGCCACCATCACTATTACCGCCGCCACCACTGCCACtgccaccgccaccgccaccatCACTATTACCGCCACCACCACTGCCATGGGCAGGGGGCACTCATAGACTTCCACGAGGAATCATAAGTCCAACAGCAGCCCCCTAGTTGTCCACATATTTGCTTCTTTTGAATGCCATCTGTTGGAACATTTGATAAATTAggtttattgatattttccttaatatgttatttctctttatgatagaatatttttattctccgttattatatttccttgtaaggtttattttcttccttaattaatttaagtATGCTTTAGGATTTCTTGTTAACTACACAttgtttctctataaatagagagttatgtaaaattgtttaatatagtgaatatataagatgtagcccatacgtctctctccgcttccgctctcttttatttatctttcatattttagtattttatatatatttcaacaccATCCAGGATTATATTGCTCCGGCCGGGACTGCTTTATTATTTCAGTGGTGAAGAGAGAATGTGGTAATTGTAGCTATACATGTCTTACTATTTATATGAGTAATGGCctaatgggggtggccggccacctctaGGCTCAAATGGGGTGTCCCGCCACCACCcccaatgattttttttgttttttttatttttttaacatggaGACATTTTGGGGAAATCAAGGGTGAAGTTGGagtaattttgatatatttgatTCTTAAAGGGCCACGTGTGACGCATGTGACTTGCCTACTGTCCAAAAAGACAGAATTTCTAAATGGAatgaataaattgaaaaaaaaaaaaaaaaaaaaaacttagttagagtacattgtcaattttaaacttcggagataaaataaaaaaagggtacAACTTCATaggagtaaagtgtaatttctcCTAATACATAATACTTTTTCAAGTATCAACCAGCAAGAAGAGACACCTCTTCATTACAACCTTGCTAAGTTGCCCCAATTAGAACTTTTAAGGTGTAGTGTTCACAAGCTAAAATAATTGAACTACTTTCACCATGAAAAACATTCATTACCTGCACTATTGCTCCAAGTTGAGAACTCCTTTATTTGTGTAACATGCTACCTTAACCTTTGTTTATATAAGATGACACCTTAAAGTTAACTCTTGCCTTGCTTCCCATTAACTCTCCTCGTGTTCTccatattattttctaaaagagcaaaaaagaaagtgacacttattttttaaaaaaaataatatccactcataattaataaaacacCAAGAGAACACGAAAAAATCAGTTCCGAATTCAATCCCTTCACAGTCAGTTCTACCCTATATAGACAGATTTTTATATGCGTGTATGGTGGAATTTGGTGGTTGGATTTGACTTGCCGTTGGGCAACCGGGTATGTAATGGCCTATAGATTTGTTCAAATTTGTTGCTTTGCCGTTAACCTCAATTTAGTGTTAAGGCCCGGCCCAGCAGTGAGTTAAAATGTTGAGAATGGGCTTGAGGCTATAATGTTGCCCATGAAGCATCGGATTTTCACGGTGAAAAGTAGTTCAAAGCCCGGCCTGACAAGGTTCAAACGAATTGCACATACACCTAATATATCAGCCCACTTTGTATTGTGGATTTTATTATcatcattgttttttttaaaaaaaaaaaagtctttttttttttcggagaAAATaagatacaattttttttttttttttttaaaaaaaaaaacctacagtTCACAAACCCAAGTTAGCCATACTTGAAACTGACAGCCCAAAACTTTCGTCATATGGTATATCCCTACTCCCCAGACTATGATACTCCAAATCCAAGATGACAAATCACTCAAAGACAAGAAAAGTAGTAACGGGGACCCACGAAAAGCAGAGCACAAGCACGTTAACCAACTTAAGATTAgccaatcattttttttttttttttcttctctttttatcttGTGCAAAACCagtcaatttttttaagcaaatattGCGTGATGTAAACTCTAATTTAATATCAACATAGCCCCAAAAGTGCAAAACTCATCTCTCTAGAACGCTCTGTGGGAAAAGAATATCAGACACCCTCAATTTCTCTGTCTCCATTGCTATCATGCATTGCAATACATCAAAAATATGAACGAGATATTGGTTTTTGCCACGTTCTCAATATCCCcaatatgattttaaaataaaataataataaaaaaaaattcacccaaAAAGTGAGcactgaatttgaatccaaatgGGAtcagccaccccaagggccggttgggggtggttgaaGCCACCCCAAAGGCCCAGGGGTGGTTCAATCACCATTTTTCAATCATAATTgtttctcttaatttcaaaaacaagaagaatctCCAATTCCGTTATTGAGACTGCCTTGAATTCAACCAAATTTTTTGTTGGCTTTCAAGCTATCCTGTATGGGTCCCTACACCTAACATTGGACCTAACATTGGGTCCTCACACCGGCCACACGATGTTTTAAATTAATGCACCTATCTTTGGACttggatcctctcaatttcaaataaaatggagggatccatttagttatttttagagGGGCAATtctatcattttaaattttttggacaaaaatgccctcTAAAAGTATATAAatggatcccctccatttcatttgaaatggagaggatccttcttccctgtctttttatttttttgttccaaCCGGATCCTTCTTCcctgtctttttatttttttggttgttcCAACTTTTTCTTTGtacaatgaatttttttttttttttttttaatgagagaCTCCTACAAACAGACCACTTCATGGGAATAGAATCCTCTTCAGTTCTGaagaatatttaattacttATAGTAGatgatatttttgtatttgaactggagaagaATCTTAATTCCACTTCGTGTTGGACTACAATTAATAGTGAAAATCATAGAGTAATTCCTAGAAGGGCATGCATCAAGGAAGTAGGGGTAGTAGCTTATGTTAGTGGCTAGTTATTATCgtttttttgaaaagagaatCCAGACTTGTATTGATTAACAACATTCCTACTCAACAAGAACAATCTCCTGGATACATGTAGGAGGCTAGTTATTATCCATGTTTATGTTAGTGCTACATGGGTAGGTAGTATTCAGTTGTTATGTTATGTTAGCGGGTAGTTATGTGTTATGGGCTAGTGTGTATCGTGGGTGGTTACTAAATGTGTTGTGAGTAGTGGGTTGTAAGCCTAGTATAAACCAAGAGTCTAGAGATTGGTTGGGGTATTGAACTTGTAATCTGACTTGTGCCTTTGTAGTTTGTTTCCAACCCTTAAGTGGATTTCATTATCTATCAAATATCTACATATTTCTGTTCAATTTATTGTGGTTCTTATCAACAATCATGGAGTCCATTCAAACTACACCTGTGTTTTACATTAATATACCTAACCTTTGGTCCCCACACGGTGTTTTAAATTAATGCAcctgtgtttttatttttttggtcgtcccaacttttttctttgtcCAATTAGCTTATTttcgtagttttttttttttaaatgagaaaCTCCTACAAACAAGCGTTACAGGCCACTTCGTGTTGAGTACAATTATCGAGTCCATTCGAACTACACCATCCACACAAGCCGGGTAAAACTTGGATTCCTAGCCCAAGGATTTGGTAGTACCTGTAAGGCTATAAGGATCCAAACCTTAGTTTCAATGGTTCATCACCGCCACTAGCTAGCTCAACCCCTTGGTTGGTTCGTGGGTGTTTCCTTGCTCTAGAAAAAATTGGATTAAAGTCTATGGAATAAATGAGAGGGAACaggattctctctatttcaaaatccctcaatttcctctatttagtgcattttgaagggtattgttgtccaaaagttttaataatggtaatgcattaaatgcaatacccttcaaaatgcactaaatagaggaaattgagaaattttgaaatagagaggatcctgttccgaAATGAGAGAGGTGTACCGATTATGGACTGTCCAGAAAGTCTTCGCACTTGGGACCCgcacttttttctttcatcaaTTCTAATTCTCCGAAATTTCCCGTCCTCCTAAATACAGGCTGCATGATGCACATCTCAGACACAACCAGAGATTGGGACTTCCATTCATAATATTTAGAAAGCCCTCTTCTGCATCCACAGTAACACTATATATTCAATCCACCAACTTAGAAAATTTAGAACACATCTAATCAATGAAAAGTGAAACAAGAACATGTGAACACAGGCTAGATTTTGCTTACTTCACATCCACAGTAACACCATATTCAATCCACcaactttgaaaatttagaacACATCTAATCAATGAAAAGTGAAACAAGAACATGTGAACACAGGCTAGATTTTGCTTACTTCACATCCACAGTAACACCATATTCAATCCACcaactttgaaaatttagaacACATCTAATCAATGAAAAGTGAAACAAGAACATGTGAACACAGGCTAGATTTTGCTTACTTCACATCCACAGTAACACCATATTCAATCCACcaactttgaaaatttagaacACATCTAATCaatggaaaaagaaacaagaatatGAATGCGAGCTAGATTTTGCTTACTTCACATGAAGATGAAAAGAGAAGCAAGAATCGTCATAAATGGACTTAGCGGAGCGTATGTGATTACTTAAAAGTAACAAGAAATAATCGCAACTCTACTCACTTGTACACCCCTCGTACAATATGAGACAAGTGACCACCGctcataaaattgatgttaagtTTTTGGGCGGATAATAGACAAAGAGACTAAAATAGCTAATAAGAGAACCATAAGTATCCATTCTGATGGTTTTTGAAACTGAGATAACCAAAAGAGATTTAATGAGTGCGACTGTTatcatccaaaaagaaaatcataaactatcatatatatatgtttataaaGATGTGGGCAAGAGTTATGTATTAACTGCAATTAAGCAAGTCAAGTTGTTAAAACTTTATTCTCAATCAACTAAAAATTACGTCTCATAAAGTAAAAATAACTAATTCGAATTTTCTTCCTCCTTTGCTTCGTGTGCGGACACTTAAAAGTTACAATCACtttagaattttaatttttagtttatcCT from Corylus avellana chromosome ca1, CavTom2PMs-1.0 encodes the following:
- the LOC132180858 gene encoding vegetative cell wall protein gp1-like isoform X2 — translated: MLLRSDHNWRVVVRRDNPHSPPPPLAARLRRQYPNPGGVFQPEPSPPLPPSPPPLLPPPLPTSPPPSLLPPPLLPPPLPTSPPPSLLPPPPLPLPPPPPPSLLPPPPLPWAGGTHRLPRGIISPTAAP
- the LOC132180858 gene encoding leucine-rich repeat extensin-like protein 3 isoform X1, coding for MAFHATPKNGGLPLFTRALILPVLIATIFLMQMALIDADHNWRVVVRRDNPHSPPPPLAARLRRQYPNPGGVFQPEPSPPLPPSPPPLLPPPLPTSPPPSLLPPPLLPPPLPTSPPPSLLPPPPLPLPPPPPPSLLPPPPLPWAGGTHRLPRGIISPTAAP